A region from the Aegilops tauschii subsp. strangulata cultivar AL8/78 chromosome 5, Aet v6.0, whole genome shotgun sequence genome encodes:
- the LOC109733346 gene encoding zinc finger CCCH domain-containing protein 22 isoform X3 codes for MDAYEATKVVFARVQALHPDLASKIMGMLLIQDKSEEDMIRLAFGPEHLLHAVVARARADLAAAHHSKPSSPPTASWGAGMSAEDAPFPGVDQARYEGGGEGFYPPEEFGCWSPASGGQHRRSFSLSDAEAAAGGWKPCMYYARGFCKNGSSCRFVHGLPDHVTEQDMDVWTAAMRSELMSPAFPFSPSPRGLNFLIQQQQQQQQSDSQRAAAAAAMLLGGGGDDMHKFSVRSPRMDRGGDLASSPAARQIYLTFPADSTFSEEDVSSYFSYYGPVQDVRIPYQQKRMFGFVTFVYAETVRLILAKGNPHFVCDARVLVKPYKEKGKVPDRFRKFQAPHHGDFAGCTTPTGLLDSRDPFDLQSPQIGPRMMFGNIGSHEAFLRRKLEEQQQAAELQQAIDLQSRRFMGLQLLDLKRGHHHLGSPVAPPLALRQTDGIGNSNAIHLEDAAIQDHKMSSAMMMTSAPAAICATIATEGKQEEGDGSANQGVNSGEDEKREPGPPGAAAASANGFQESHCKRRSGYIGC; via the exons ATGGACGCCTACGAGGCCACCAAGGTGGTGTTCGCGCGGGTGCAGGCGCTGCACCCGGACCTCGCCTCCAAGATCATGGGCATGCTCCTCATCCAGGACAAGAGCGAGGAGGACATGATCCGCCTCGCCTTCGGCCCCGAGCACCTGCTCCACGCCGTCGTCGCCAGGGCACGCGCCGACCTCGCCGCCGCCCACCACAGCAAGCCCTCCTCTCCGCCCACCGCGTCCTGGGGCGCAGGGATGTCAGCGGAGGACGCGCCGTTCCCCGGCGTCGACCAGGCGAGGTACGAAGGCGGCGGGGAAGGGTTTTACCCGCCGGAGGAGTTCGGGTGCTGGTCCCCGGCGAGCGGCGGACAGCACCGCCGGAGCTTCTCGCTGAGCGacgccgaggcggcggcgggcgggtgGAAGCCGTGCATGTACTACGCGCGCGGGTTCTGCAAGAACGGCTCCTCCTGCCGGTTTGTCCACGGCCTGCCTGACCACGTCACCGAGCAGGACATGGACGTCTGGACGGCGGCCATGCGGTCGGAGCTCATGTCGCCCGCCTTCCCCTTCTCGCCGTCGCCCAGAGGCCTCAACTTCCTGAtccagcaacagcagcagcagcagcagagcgACTCCCAGAG ggcggcggcggcggcggccatgctTCTTGGCGGTGGGGGCGACGACATGCACAAGTTCTCCGTGCGGTCGCCTCGGATGGACCGCGGCGGCGACCTCGCCTCCAGCCCCGCCGCGCGGCAGATCTACCTGACATTCCCGGCCGACTCCACCTTCAGCGAGGAGGACGTGTCCTCCTACTTCAG TTACTACGGGCCGGTGCAGGACGTGCGCATCCCGTACCAGCAGAAGCGCATGTTCGGCTTCGTCACGTTCGTGTACGCGGAGACGGTGCGGCTCATCCTCGCCAAGGGGAACCCGCATTTCGTCTGCGACGCGCGCGTCCTCGTCAAGCCCTACAAGGAAAAGGGCAAGGTCCCCGACAGGTTCAG GAAGTTCCAGGCCCCGCACCATGGCGACTTCGCCGGATGCACGACGCCCACCGGGCTGCTCGATTCCAGGGACCCCTTCGACCTTCAGTCGCCGCAGATCG GGCCGAGGATGATGTTCGGCAACATTGGCAGCCACGAGGCGTTCCTGcggaggaagctggaggagcagCAGCAGGCGGCGGAGCTGCAGCAGGCCATCGACCTGCAGAGCCGCCGCTTCATGGGGCTGCAGCTTCTCGACCTCAAGAGGGGCCACCACCATCTCGGCTCCCCCGTCGCCCCGCCGTTGGCTCTCCGGCAGACCGATGGCATTGGCAACAGCAATGCCATTCATTTGGAGGATGCTGCGATCCAAG ATCACAAGATGAGCAGTGCCATGATGATGACATCTGCTCCTGCTGCTATTTGTGCCACCATTGCCACAGAAGGCAAGCAGGAGGAGGGCGACGGGAGTGCCAACCAAGGGGTCAACTCCGGGGAAGATGAGAAGAGGGAACCTGGTCCTCCTGGAGCAGCAGCGGCCAGTGCTAATGGATTCCAAGAAAG CCATTGCAAAAGGAGGTCAGGGTATATAGGCTGTTAA
- the LOC109733346 gene encoding zinc finger CCCH domain-containing protein 22 isoform X2, with amino-acid sequence MDAYEATKVVFARVQALHPDLASKIMGMLLIQDKSEEDMIRLAFGPEHLLHAVVARARADLAAAHHSKPSSPPTASWGAGMSAEDAPFPGVDQARYEGGGEGFYPPEEFGCWSPASGGQHRRSFSLSDAEAAAGGWKPCMYYARGFCKNGSSCRFVHGLPDHVTEQDMDVWTAAMRSELMSPAFPFSPSPRGLNFLIQQQQQQQQSDSQRAAAAAAMLLGGGGDDMHKFSVRSPRMDRGGDLASSPAARQIYLTFPADSTFSEEDVSSYFSYYGPVQDVRIPYQQKRMFGFVTFVYAETVRLILAKGNPHFVCDARVLVKPYKEKGKVPDRKFQAPHHGDFAGCTTPTGLLDSRDPFDLQSPQIGPRMMFGNIGSHEAFLRRKLEEQQQAAELQQAIDLQSRRFMGLQLLDLKRGHHHLGSPVAPPLALRQTDGIGNSNAIHLEDAAIQDHKMSSAMMMTSAPAAICATIATEGKQEEGDGSANQGVNSGEDEKREPGPPGAAAASANGFQESGVEEHNLPDSPFASPTKTKDAAAASSSAEPAHAGSIIGNNSSPHLVASSLFPPTPTALELPPYKSCFFQVPRFSPGHGAIGL; translated from the exons ATGGACGCCTACGAGGCCACCAAGGTGGTGTTCGCGCGGGTGCAGGCGCTGCACCCGGACCTCGCCTCCAAGATCATGGGCATGCTCCTCATCCAGGACAAGAGCGAGGAGGACATGATCCGCCTCGCCTTCGGCCCCGAGCACCTGCTCCACGCCGTCGTCGCCAGGGCACGCGCCGACCTCGCCGCCGCCCACCACAGCAAGCCCTCCTCTCCGCCCACCGCGTCCTGGGGCGCAGGGATGTCAGCGGAGGACGCGCCGTTCCCCGGCGTCGACCAGGCGAGGTACGAAGGCGGCGGGGAAGGGTTTTACCCGCCGGAGGAGTTCGGGTGCTGGTCCCCGGCGAGCGGCGGACAGCACCGCCGGAGCTTCTCGCTGAGCGacgccgaggcggcggcgggcgggtgGAAGCCGTGCATGTACTACGCGCGCGGGTTCTGCAAGAACGGCTCCTCCTGCCGGTTTGTCCACGGCCTGCCTGACCACGTCACCGAGCAGGACATGGACGTCTGGACGGCGGCCATGCGGTCGGAGCTCATGTCGCCCGCCTTCCCCTTCTCGCCGTCGCCCAGAGGCCTCAACTTCCTGAtccagcaacagcagcagcagcagcagagcgACTCCCAGAG ggcggcggcggcggcggccatgctTCTTGGCGGTGGGGGCGACGACATGCACAAGTTCTCCGTGCGGTCGCCTCGGATGGACCGCGGCGGCGACCTCGCCTCCAGCCCCGCCGCGCGGCAGATCTACCTGACATTCCCGGCCGACTCCACCTTCAGCGAGGAGGACGTGTCCTCCTACTTCAG TTACTACGGGCCGGTGCAGGACGTGCGCATCCCGTACCAGCAGAAGCGCATGTTCGGCTTCGTCACGTTCGTGTACGCGGAGACGGTGCGGCTCATCCTCGCCAAGGGGAACCCGCATTTCGTCTGCGACGCGCGCGTCCTCGTCAAGCCCTACAAGGAAAAGGGCAAGGTCCCCGACAG GAAGTTCCAGGCCCCGCACCATGGCGACTTCGCCGGATGCACGACGCCCACCGGGCTGCTCGATTCCAGGGACCCCTTCGACCTTCAGTCGCCGCAGATCG GGCCGAGGATGATGTTCGGCAACATTGGCAGCCACGAGGCGTTCCTGcggaggaagctggaggagcagCAGCAGGCGGCGGAGCTGCAGCAGGCCATCGACCTGCAGAGCCGCCGCTTCATGGGGCTGCAGCTTCTCGACCTCAAGAGGGGCCACCACCATCTCGGCTCCCCCGTCGCCCCGCCGTTGGCTCTCCGGCAGACCGATGGCATTGGCAACAGCAATGCCATTCATTTGGAGGATGCTGCGATCCAAG ATCACAAGATGAGCAGTGCCATGATGATGACATCTGCTCCTGCTGCTATTTGTGCCACCATTGCCACAGAAGGCAAGCAGGAGGAGGGCGACGGGAGTGCCAACCAAGGGGTCAACTCCGGGGAAGATGAGAAGAGGGAACCTGGTCCTCCTGGAGCAGCAGCGGCCAGTGCTAATGGATTCCAAGAAAG CGGCGTGGAGGAGCACAACCTGCCTGACAGCCCCTTTGCATCTCCCACAAAGACGAAggatgctgctgctgcttcttcctcTGCAGAACCAGCCCACGCTGGTAGCATCATTGGCAACAACAGCAGCCCTCATCTGGTGGCCTCGTCTCTGTTCCCTCCTACCCCAACTGCCCTTGAGCTGCCCCCATACAAATCCTGCTTCTTCCAAGTGCCCAG GTTCTCTCCTGGCCATGGAGCCATCGGGCTGTGA
- the LOC109733346 gene encoding zinc finger CCCH domain-containing protein 22 isoform X1 has product MDAYEATKVVFARVQALHPDLASKIMGMLLIQDKSEEDMIRLAFGPEHLLHAVVARARADLAAAHHSKPSSPPTASWGAGMSAEDAPFPGVDQARYEGGGEGFYPPEEFGCWSPASGGQHRRSFSLSDAEAAAGGWKPCMYYARGFCKNGSSCRFVHGLPDHVTEQDMDVWTAAMRSELMSPAFPFSPSPRGLNFLIQQQQQQQQSDSQRAAAAAAMLLGGGGDDMHKFSVRSPRMDRGGDLASSPAARQIYLTFPADSTFSEEDVSSYFSYYGPVQDVRIPYQQKRMFGFVTFVYAETVRLILAKGNPHFVCDARVLVKPYKEKGKVPDRFRKFQAPHHGDFAGCTTPTGLLDSRDPFDLQSPQIGPRMMFGNIGSHEAFLRRKLEEQQQAAELQQAIDLQSRRFMGLQLLDLKRGHHHLGSPVAPPLALRQTDGIGNSNAIHLEDAAIQDHKMSSAMMMTSAPAAICATIATEGKQEEGDGSANQGVNSGEDEKREPGPPGAAAASANGFQESGVEEHNLPDSPFASPTKTKDAAAASSSAEPAHAGSIIGNNSSPHLVASSLFPPTPTALELPPYKSCFFQVPRFSPGHGAIGL; this is encoded by the exons ATGGACGCCTACGAGGCCACCAAGGTGGTGTTCGCGCGGGTGCAGGCGCTGCACCCGGACCTCGCCTCCAAGATCATGGGCATGCTCCTCATCCAGGACAAGAGCGAGGAGGACATGATCCGCCTCGCCTTCGGCCCCGAGCACCTGCTCCACGCCGTCGTCGCCAGGGCACGCGCCGACCTCGCCGCCGCCCACCACAGCAAGCCCTCCTCTCCGCCCACCGCGTCCTGGGGCGCAGGGATGTCAGCGGAGGACGCGCCGTTCCCCGGCGTCGACCAGGCGAGGTACGAAGGCGGCGGGGAAGGGTTTTACCCGCCGGAGGAGTTCGGGTGCTGGTCCCCGGCGAGCGGCGGACAGCACCGCCGGAGCTTCTCGCTGAGCGacgccgaggcggcggcgggcgggtgGAAGCCGTGCATGTACTACGCGCGCGGGTTCTGCAAGAACGGCTCCTCCTGCCGGTTTGTCCACGGCCTGCCTGACCACGTCACCGAGCAGGACATGGACGTCTGGACGGCGGCCATGCGGTCGGAGCTCATGTCGCCCGCCTTCCCCTTCTCGCCGTCGCCCAGAGGCCTCAACTTCCTGAtccagcaacagcagcagcagcagcagagcgACTCCCAGAG ggcggcggcggcggcggccatgctTCTTGGCGGTGGGGGCGACGACATGCACAAGTTCTCCGTGCGGTCGCCTCGGATGGACCGCGGCGGCGACCTCGCCTCCAGCCCCGCCGCGCGGCAGATCTACCTGACATTCCCGGCCGACTCCACCTTCAGCGAGGAGGACGTGTCCTCCTACTTCAG TTACTACGGGCCGGTGCAGGACGTGCGCATCCCGTACCAGCAGAAGCGCATGTTCGGCTTCGTCACGTTCGTGTACGCGGAGACGGTGCGGCTCATCCTCGCCAAGGGGAACCCGCATTTCGTCTGCGACGCGCGCGTCCTCGTCAAGCCCTACAAGGAAAAGGGCAAGGTCCCCGACAGGTTCAG GAAGTTCCAGGCCCCGCACCATGGCGACTTCGCCGGATGCACGACGCCCACCGGGCTGCTCGATTCCAGGGACCCCTTCGACCTTCAGTCGCCGCAGATCG GGCCGAGGATGATGTTCGGCAACATTGGCAGCCACGAGGCGTTCCTGcggaggaagctggaggagcagCAGCAGGCGGCGGAGCTGCAGCAGGCCATCGACCTGCAGAGCCGCCGCTTCATGGGGCTGCAGCTTCTCGACCTCAAGAGGGGCCACCACCATCTCGGCTCCCCCGTCGCCCCGCCGTTGGCTCTCCGGCAGACCGATGGCATTGGCAACAGCAATGCCATTCATTTGGAGGATGCTGCGATCCAAG ATCACAAGATGAGCAGTGCCATGATGATGACATCTGCTCCTGCTGCTATTTGTGCCACCATTGCCACAGAAGGCAAGCAGGAGGAGGGCGACGGGAGTGCCAACCAAGGGGTCAACTCCGGGGAAGATGAGAAGAGGGAACCTGGTCCTCCTGGAGCAGCAGCGGCCAGTGCTAATGGATTCCAAGAAAG CGGCGTGGAGGAGCACAACCTGCCTGACAGCCCCTTTGCATCTCCCACAAAGACGAAggatgctgctgctgcttcttcctcTGCAGAACCAGCCCACGCTGGTAGCATCATTGGCAACAACAGCAGCCCTCATCTGGTGGCCTCGTCTCTGTTCCCTCCTACCCCAACTGCCCTTGAGCTGCCCCCATACAAATCCTGCTTCTTCCAAGTGCCCAG GTTCTCTCCTGGCCATGGAGCCATCGGGCTGTGA
- the LOC109733346 gene encoding zinc finger CCCH domain-containing protein 22 isoform X4, protein MDAYEATKVVFARVQALHPDLASKIMGMLLIQDKSEEDMIRLAFGPEHLLHAVVARARADLAAAHHSKPSSPPTASWGAGMSAEDAPFPGVDQARYEGGGEGFYPPEEFGCWSPASGGQHRRSFSLSDAEAAAGGWKPCMYYARGFCKNGSSCRFVHGLPDHVTEQDMDVWTAAMRSELMSPAFPFSPSPRGLNFLIQQQQQQQQSDSQRAAAAAAMLLGGGGDDMHKFSVRSPRMDRGGDLASSPAARQIYLTFPADSTFSEEDVSSYFSYYGPVQDVRIPYQQKRMFGFVTFVYAETVRLILAKGNPHFVCDARVLVKPYKEKGKVPDRFRKFQAPHHGDFAGCTTPTGLLDSRDPFDLQSPQIGPRMMFGNIGSHEAFLRRKLEEQQQAAELQQAIDLQSRRFMGLQLLDLKRGHHHLGSPVAPPLALRQTDGIGNSNAIHLEDAAIQDHKMSSAMMMTSAPAAICATIATEGKQEEGDGSANQGVNSGEDEKREPGPPGAAAASANGFQERLPLIGA, encoded by the exons ATGGACGCCTACGAGGCCACCAAGGTGGTGTTCGCGCGGGTGCAGGCGCTGCACCCGGACCTCGCCTCCAAGATCATGGGCATGCTCCTCATCCAGGACAAGAGCGAGGAGGACATGATCCGCCTCGCCTTCGGCCCCGAGCACCTGCTCCACGCCGTCGTCGCCAGGGCACGCGCCGACCTCGCCGCCGCCCACCACAGCAAGCCCTCCTCTCCGCCCACCGCGTCCTGGGGCGCAGGGATGTCAGCGGAGGACGCGCCGTTCCCCGGCGTCGACCAGGCGAGGTACGAAGGCGGCGGGGAAGGGTTTTACCCGCCGGAGGAGTTCGGGTGCTGGTCCCCGGCGAGCGGCGGACAGCACCGCCGGAGCTTCTCGCTGAGCGacgccgaggcggcggcgggcgggtgGAAGCCGTGCATGTACTACGCGCGCGGGTTCTGCAAGAACGGCTCCTCCTGCCGGTTTGTCCACGGCCTGCCTGACCACGTCACCGAGCAGGACATGGACGTCTGGACGGCGGCCATGCGGTCGGAGCTCATGTCGCCCGCCTTCCCCTTCTCGCCGTCGCCCAGAGGCCTCAACTTCCTGAtccagcaacagcagcagcagcagcagagcgACTCCCAGAG ggcggcggcggcggcggccatgctTCTTGGCGGTGGGGGCGACGACATGCACAAGTTCTCCGTGCGGTCGCCTCGGATGGACCGCGGCGGCGACCTCGCCTCCAGCCCCGCCGCGCGGCAGATCTACCTGACATTCCCGGCCGACTCCACCTTCAGCGAGGAGGACGTGTCCTCCTACTTCAG TTACTACGGGCCGGTGCAGGACGTGCGCATCCCGTACCAGCAGAAGCGCATGTTCGGCTTCGTCACGTTCGTGTACGCGGAGACGGTGCGGCTCATCCTCGCCAAGGGGAACCCGCATTTCGTCTGCGACGCGCGCGTCCTCGTCAAGCCCTACAAGGAAAAGGGCAAGGTCCCCGACAGGTTCAG GAAGTTCCAGGCCCCGCACCATGGCGACTTCGCCGGATGCACGACGCCCACCGGGCTGCTCGATTCCAGGGACCCCTTCGACCTTCAGTCGCCGCAGATCG GGCCGAGGATGATGTTCGGCAACATTGGCAGCCACGAGGCGTTCCTGcggaggaagctggaggagcagCAGCAGGCGGCGGAGCTGCAGCAGGCCATCGACCTGCAGAGCCGCCGCTTCATGGGGCTGCAGCTTCTCGACCTCAAGAGGGGCCACCACCATCTCGGCTCCCCCGTCGCCCCGCCGTTGGCTCTCCGGCAGACCGATGGCATTGGCAACAGCAATGCCATTCATTTGGAGGATGCTGCGATCCAAG ATCACAAGATGAGCAGTGCCATGATGATGACATCTGCTCCTGCTGCTATTTGTGCCACCATTGCCACAGAAGGCAAGCAGGAGGAGGGCGACGGGAGTGCCAACCAAGGGGTCAACTCCGGGGAAGATGAGAAGAGGGAACCTGGTCCTCCTGGAGCAGCAGCGGCCAGTGCTAATGGATTCCAAGAAAG GTTGCCCCTGATTGGCGCTTAA